A genomic stretch from Hemicordylus capensis ecotype Gifberg chromosome 1, rHemCap1.1.pri, whole genome shotgun sequence includes:
- the CWF19L1 gene encoding CWF19-like protein 1 isoform X1 — protein MAPPPPGKPLRLLVCGDVEGRLGELYGRVRGIQRKSGAFDLLLCVGNFFGSAQDTEWEDYQTGAKKAPIQTYVLGANDEETTHRFPDVDGCDLAENITYLGRKGVFSGASGLQIAYLSGSEASGEPAPAHCFSTKDVADLQGALLSTPKFRGVDILLTSPWPKGVEIFGNRPGDLDTRKCASGLVALLAASLKPRYHFAALQKIYYERLPYRNHTVLQESAQHVSRFLALASVGNADKRKYLYAFSILPMSAMDPVELVRQPQDVTENPYRRPRGAESGAQLLLEAKEEPACQFFFDLSSKPKGRKRPTADGERRRQQQQQQPLPKRPPGKPSPPAAACWFCLASPEVEKHLVVSIGTHCYLALAKGGLSPDHVLILPIGHYQSVVDLAPEVVEEVNQYKSALKKFFGTKGKRCVAFERNYKSQHLQLQVVPVPQDCCATEDIKEAFVVQAEEHRMELLEIPEHSALKQIVQPGTPYFYVELDNGEKLFHRVGRNFPLQFGREVLASEAILGMPGRADWRSCQAGREEEAAAAQDFRRAFAPFDLAQMD, from the exons atggcgccgccgccgccggggaaGCCGCTGCGCCT gctGGTCTGCGGAGACGTGGAGGGGCGCCTGGGGGAGCTCTACGGCCGCGTGCGGGGGATCCAGAGGAAGAGCGGCGCCTTCGAC CTGCTCTTGTGCGTTGGCAACTTCTTTGGCTCTGCTCAAGACACCGAATGGGAGGATTACCAGACAGGAGCCAAGAAAG CTCCTATTCAAACCTACGTCTTGGGTGCCAACGATGAAGAAACCACACATCGTTTCCCGGATGTGGATGGATGCGACCTCGCTGAGAACATCACTTACCTGG GGCGCAAAGGTGTCTTCAGTGGGGCCTCTGGCCTGCAGATTGCCTACCTCAGTGGGTCTGAGGCCTCCGGGGAGCCGGCTCCTGCACACTGTTTTAGCACCAAGGATGTGGCTGACCTCCAGGGAGCTCTGCTCTCCACTCCCAAGTTCAGAGGTGTGGACATCCTGCTGACCTCTCCGTGGCCCAAAGGCGTGGAGATCTTTGGGAACCGCCCA GGAGATCTGGACACTAGGAAATGTGCCTCTGGACTAGTAGCCCTGCTGGCTGCGAGCCTAAAGCCACGATACCATTTCGCTGCTCTGCAAAAGATCTACTATGAAAGGCTGCCATATCG AAACCACACTGTTCTCCAGGAATCGGCACAGCACGTGAGCAGATTCCTTGCCCTGGccagtgttggcaatgctgacAAGAGGAAG TATCTCTATGCATTCAGCATCCTTCCAATGAGTGCCATGGACCCAGTGGAGCTGGTCAGACAGCCGCAAGATGTCACTGAGAACCCGTACCGAAGGCCCAGGGGAGCGGAGAGTGGTGCTCAGCTGCTGCTGGAGGCAAAG GAGGAACCTGCCTGCCAGTTTTTCTTTGATTTAAGCAGCAAGCCCAAAGGGAGAAAGAGGCCCACAGCagatggagagaggaggaggcagcagcagcagcagcagccgctgcccaAGCGGCCCCCTGGCAAACCCT ccccCCCTGCGGCGGCTTGCTGGTTTTGCCTGGCCAGCCCAGAGGTCGAGAAGCATCTGGTGGTGAGCATTGGGACCCAC TGCTACCTTGCCCTGGCCAAGGGCGGCTTGTCCCCGGATCACGTCCTCATTttgcccattgggcactaccagtcGGTGGTTGACCTGGCTCCCGAGGTGGTGGAAGAAGTCAATCAGTACAAATCTGCCCTCAAGAAGTTCTTTGGGACGAAAGGGAAGCGGTGCGTGGCGTTCGAGAGGAATTACAAGAGTCAGCACCTCCAGCTGCAG GTGGTTCCTGTTCCGCAGGACTGCTGTGCGACCGAAGACATTAAGGAGGCCTTCGTCGTCCAGGCAGAGGAGCACCGCATGGAGTTGCTGGAGATCCCAGAGCACTCGGCGCTCAAGCAA atagTTCAGCCTGGAACACCTTATTTTTATGTTGAACTGGATAATGGGGAGAAGCTCTTCCATCGCGTTGGGAGGAACTTCCCTCTGCAGTTTGGAAG GGAGGTGCTGGCCAGCGAGGCCATCCTCGGCATGCCTGGCCGGGCGGACTGGAGGAGCTGCCAGGCGGGGCGGGAGGAGGAAGCCGCCGCAGCCCAAGACTTCCGCCGGGCCTTCGCCCCCTTTGACCTTGCCCAGATGGACTGA
- the CWF19L1 gene encoding CWF19-like protein 1 isoform X2, with translation MAPPPPGKPLRLLVCGDVEGRLGELYGRVRGIQRKSGAFDLLLCVGNFFGSAQDTEWEDYQTGAKKAPIQTYVLGANDEETTHRFPDVDGCDLAENITYLGRKGVFSGASGLQIAYLSGSEASGEPAPAHCFSTKDVADLQGALLSTPKFRGVDILLTSPWPKGVEIFGNRPGDLDTRKCASGLVALLAASLKPRYHFAALQKIYYERLPYRNHTVLQESAQHVSRFLALASVGNADKRKYLYAFSILPMSAMDPVELVRQPQDVTENPYRRPRGAESGAQLLLEAKEEPACQFFFDLSSKPKGRKRPTADGERRRQQQQQQPLPKRPPGKPSPPAAACWFCLASPEVEKHLVCYLALAKGGLSPDHVLILPIGHYQSVVDLAPEVVEEVNQYKSALKKFFGTKGKRCVAFERNYKSQHLQLQVVPVPQDCCATEDIKEAFVVQAEEHRMELLEIPEHSALKQIVQPGTPYFYVELDNGEKLFHRVGRNFPLQFGREVLASEAILGMPGRADWRSCQAGREEEAAAAQDFRRAFAPFDLAQMD, from the exons atggcgccgccgccgccggggaaGCCGCTGCGCCT gctGGTCTGCGGAGACGTGGAGGGGCGCCTGGGGGAGCTCTACGGCCGCGTGCGGGGGATCCAGAGGAAGAGCGGCGCCTTCGAC CTGCTCTTGTGCGTTGGCAACTTCTTTGGCTCTGCTCAAGACACCGAATGGGAGGATTACCAGACAGGAGCCAAGAAAG CTCCTATTCAAACCTACGTCTTGGGTGCCAACGATGAAGAAACCACACATCGTTTCCCGGATGTGGATGGATGCGACCTCGCTGAGAACATCACTTACCTGG GGCGCAAAGGTGTCTTCAGTGGGGCCTCTGGCCTGCAGATTGCCTACCTCAGTGGGTCTGAGGCCTCCGGGGAGCCGGCTCCTGCACACTGTTTTAGCACCAAGGATGTGGCTGACCTCCAGGGAGCTCTGCTCTCCACTCCCAAGTTCAGAGGTGTGGACATCCTGCTGACCTCTCCGTGGCCCAAAGGCGTGGAGATCTTTGGGAACCGCCCA GGAGATCTGGACACTAGGAAATGTGCCTCTGGACTAGTAGCCCTGCTGGCTGCGAGCCTAAAGCCACGATACCATTTCGCTGCTCTGCAAAAGATCTACTATGAAAGGCTGCCATATCG AAACCACACTGTTCTCCAGGAATCGGCACAGCACGTGAGCAGATTCCTTGCCCTGGccagtgttggcaatgctgacAAGAGGAAG TATCTCTATGCATTCAGCATCCTTCCAATGAGTGCCATGGACCCAGTGGAGCTGGTCAGACAGCCGCAAGATGTCACTGAGAACCCGTACCGAAGGCCCAGGGGAGCGGAGAGTGGTGCTCAGCTGCTGCTGGAGGCAAAG GAGGAACCTGCCTGCCAGTTTTTCTTTGATTTAAGCAGCAAGCCCAAAGGGAGAAAGAGGCCCACAGCagatggagagaggaggaggcagcagcagcagcagcagccgctgcccaAGCGGCCCCCTGGCAAACCCT ccccCCCTGCGGCGGCTTGCTGGTTTTGCCTGGCCAGCCCAGAGGTCGAGAAGCATCTGGTG TGCTACCTTGCCCTGGCCAAGGGCGGCTTGTCCCCGGATCACGTCCTCATTttgcccattgggcactaccagtcGGTGGTTGACCTGGCTCCCGAGGTGGTGGAAGAAGTCAATCAGTACAAATCTGCCCTCAAGAAGTTCTTTGGGACGAAAGGGAAGCGGTGCGTGGCGTTCGAGAGGAATTACAAGAGTCAGCACCTCCAGCTGCAG GTGGTTCCTGTTCCGCAGGACTGCTGTGCGACCGAAGACATTAAGGAGGCCTTCGTCGTCCAGGCAGAGGAGCACCGCATGGAGTTGCTGGAGATCCCAGAGCACTCGGCGCTCAAGCAA atagTTCAGCCTGGAACACCTTATTTTTATGTTGAACTGGATAATGGGGAGAAGCTCTTCCATCGCGTTGGGAGGAACTTCCCTCTGCAGTTTGGAAG GGAGGTGCTGGCCAGCGAGGCCATCCTCGGCATGCCTGGCCGGGCGGACTGGAGGAGCTGCCAGGCGGGGCGGGAGGAGGAAGCCGCCGCAGCCCAAGACTTCCGCCGGGCCTTCGCCCCCTTTGACCTTGCCCAGATGGACTGA